AGCTTTACTATCAACAGGGACTCACTCAGCAGCAGATTATGCAACAGTTGCAGATGAGTCAGCCTACGGTGTCTCGCAGACTGGTTAAAGGTAGAGAATCAATGCTTGCAGGACTTATTAAGTGGAGCCAAGCTTTGAATATTTGTGTTGATTCTAACCAAATAAAAGATATGAGTCTTGCTTTGGAAGAATGGCTGAGAAATCAGTATGGCGAGTATAATATGAACCCATAGTTTTCATTAGGTAGTAAAAATGACTTGTGCATTTGCTGATCCGAGAGAATGGTGGTTAGAAATATCACCAACAATTCAAGTACAATCCTGGCAACAAAGCCAGGTTTATGCCACGTCTAGCAGTCGCTGGTGCGCTTACATAAATCAAATTTGTCTCCATGCCTTCTTGGATTGGATCTCAACTGAAGATTTTCCCAGCGCGAGTGTTTGGCACAGTTTCCCTGGTACGCCAGCTTTTTGGGAATTTGTCAATGGCACAGCTATTTTGTTAGACCGGAGGCGAGTCGTGTTGATTCCCAGTGAGGCAATTGATGATAGCGAGTTAGAAGTTCCTCAGGAATGGGTGGACATTCCCAGTTGGGCAGCAGACTACTATTTAGCAGTACAAGTCAAACCAGATGGCGAGTGGGTACGAATTTGGGGTTATACAACCCATACAGAACTGAAATCTCTGGCTCACTATGACTCAGTCGATAGAACTTATTGTATAGATGCAAGGCATTTGACAAAAGACCTCAATGCTTTTTCTTTGAGCTATCAATTTTGTAGAGAAGAACAGATGAAAGCGGCTGTAGCTTCTCTACCACAATTATCCACCCAGCAAGCAGAAAATCTTGTGCAACGCTTAGGCAATTCCTCTGTGACTTTTTCTAGACTAGGAGTACCATTTACAACCTGGGGTTCGCTACTAGAGGATGAACACTGGCGGCAGCGCTTGTACCAACAACGGTTCACCCTGAGCGCAGTCGTAAGCGCAAGCGCACGCCAAGGCGAACGCGTAGCGTCTCCGCAGGAGATAGGGCAGCAGTCACAATCTTCGCAAGTGCAAGTGAATCTCAGTCGTTGGCTGGAAGGTATATATGATAATGCTTGGGAATCAATAGAGACATTTTTCGCATCAAATTCCAGTAGTCTAGCTTTTAATTTTAGGAGTAGTACTGGGTTAGATCTTAGTAGTATCAAACGAGCCAAGCTGATTGACTTGGGAATCGAAATAGAGTCTCAAAAAGTGGTGCTCTTAGTTGCTTTGATACCAGAGTCTAGCCAACAAGTTAGTATTCGCGTGCAATTACATCCTGCCAATGGAGAATCTTATTTACCTGTTAATATGAAGCTAGCTTTGCTTTTAGAGTCAGGGGAAATCATTCAGGAAGTGCAAGCAAGAGTTCAAGATAATTACATACAATTGAAACGCTTTGATGGAGAAGTAGGAGAATGTTTTAGCATCCAAGTTGCTCTTGATAGTTGCCAGATAACAGAAAATTTCGTTATTTAGTCATTATATTATGTTCGGATGAACACTTATAAAAAACGAAGAACCTCACCCCGATCCCCTCCGGGAAATTCAAAGTATGCCTGCGGCACGCTGCGCTATCAAAAAAAAGAATTCTTAATTTTGAATTTTGAATTTTGAATTTTGAATTTGAGCGTTCGCCCTTGGCGTGCGCCTCTGGCGCTCAGCGAGTGAGGTCTTTTTATTGTAAGTAATCAAACGAACTTGGTATTAGTCATTAGTCAAAACGTTAATGACTAATGGTTACTAGACAAATGACAACTAACAACTCACAACGACCAAACAACAAATGAGTAAGCTAGTCGTATTTAGCTTGTTGGGAGGAAATTTAAATCAAGGATTTCCTGTTGTCACGGCTCAACTTTGGCATAATGACCAATTGTTTAAAATAACAGGGAGTCTGCCAGCAGTACCAGAACTTTCCGAAGTCTACAGAAGATGGAAATTACTCTATGAAGCTGTCCATCAACGTTTGGGCAGCAATCAACGTATAAAAGTGCATTCACAAGATATTACTAATATCTCTATGAATGACTTCGATGAAGTGTGTCAACAGCTACAAGCACATATCAATGCTTGGTTGAAATCTGAATCCTTCCAAAATATTGAGCGACAGTTACGGACTCTACTCAGTCGAGATGATGAAATTAGAGTTATTATTGAAACAAATATAGCTTTAGTGCATCGGTTACCTTGGCATCTGTGGAATTTTTTTGAGGATTACCCTAAAGCTGAATTAGCTTTGAGCAATCATGAGTATGCCTCTCCTCAGGTAGTACGAAAATCTTCCACAGGTCAAGTGAAGATTTTAGCAATTCTAGGTAACAGTTTTGGTATTGATATTGATCAAGACTCCTATTTGTTGCAAGGTTTAACAGATACTCAAACTAGGTTTCTTGTCGAACCAACACGCAGAGAACTTAACGAAAAACTGTGGAATCAGAATTGGGATATTCTGTTTTTTGCAGGACATAGCGCTAGTATTGCAGATGGGGAGAGAGGGGAAATTTACATTAATCAAAGCGAGAGTTTAACAATTTCTCAGTTAAAAAATGCACTGAAAACAGCAATTACACGCGGTTTAAAACTGGCAATTTTCAACTCTTGTGATGGAATTGGTTTAGCGCGAGATTTAGCTGATTTGAACATTCCCCAAATAATTGTGATGCGAGAAGGGGTGCCAGATTTAGTCGCACAGGAGTTCTTGAAAAACTTTATTGTCGCCTTTGCAGGTGGCAAGCCATTTTATCCAGCTGTACGAGAAGCGCGGGAGAGACTTCAGGGATTGGAGAATGACTTCCCTTGTGCTAGTTGGTTACCAGTCATCTGCCAAAATCCTACAACTGTTCCGATAACTTGGCAAGAACTGCGCGGTGGTTGGGGTGACATTGAGACTCGCGGCGAAGTTTCGACAAAGAGCAGAATTTCGACCCCAAAGACCAAAAGCAGAATTTCGACTCCAAAGACCAAATTATGGATAGTACTGCTGAGTACTGTTATTGTGACTCTTTCAACAATAGGTCTGAGATACTTGGGGCTTTTTGAAAAACTCGAACTGCAAATCTTTGACCAAATGCTACTCCTGCGACCAAAGGAAGAGTTAGATCCAAGATTGCTCGTTGTTGAAATCACTGAAAAAGATATTCAATCCCGACCAGAAACGATTCAAGGACCGAAATCTATTTCTGATAGTACGTTAGCTCAATTACTCAACAAATTACAAAAGTATCAACCGCGAGTCATTGGACTAGATATTTATAGAGATTTTGCTGACCCCCTTCGGCTACTCTCAGGGCAAGCCCCAAATAAGTTAAAGCCGATACAACTAGCTACTGAACTAAGCAAAGAAAATGTTGTTGTTGTCTGCAAAGGTCGAGATAGCAAATATGACCCCCAAGGTGTTAAACCTCCAAGAGAAGTACCTGAAGAACGTCAGGGTTTTACTGATGCAATCCAAGATCCAGATGGTATCGTCCGTCGCC
This portion of the Brasilonema sennae CENA114 genome encodes:
- a CDS encoding DUF1822 family protein produces the protein MTCAFADPREWWLEISPTIQVQSWQQSQVYATSSSRWCAYINQICLHAFLDWISTEDFPSASVWHSFPGTPAFWEFVNGTAILLDRRRVVLIPSEAIDDSELEVPQEWVDIPSWAADYYLAVQVKPDGEWVRIWGYTTHTELKSLAHYDSVDRTYCIDARHLTKDLNAFSLSYQFCREEQMKAAVASLPQLSTQQAENLVQRLGNSSVTFSRLGVPFTTWGSLLEDEHWRQRLYQQRFTLSAVVSASARQGERVASPQEIGQQSQSSQVQVNLSRWLEGIYDNAWESIETFFASNSSSLAFNFRSSTGLDLSSIKRAKLIDLGIEIESQKVVLLVALIPESSQQVSIRVQLHPANGESYLPVNMKLALLLESGEIIQEVQARVQDNYIQLKRFDGEVGECFSIQVALDSCQITENFVI
- a CDS encoding CHASE2 domain-containing protein; its protein translation is MSKLVVFSLLGGNLNQGFPVVTAQLWHNDQLFKITGSLPAVPELSEVYRRWKLLYEAVHQRLGSNQRIKVHSQDITNISMNDFDEVCQQLQAHINAWLKSESFQNIERQLRTLLSRDDEIRVIIETNIALVHRLPWHLWNFFEDYPKAELALSNHEYASPQVVRKSSTGQVKILAILGNSFGIDIDQDSYLLQGLTDTQTRFLVEPTRRELNEKLWNQNWDILFFAGHSASIADGERGEIYINQSESLTISQLKNALKTAITRGLKLAIFNSCDGIGLARDLADLNIPQIIVMREGVPDLVAQEFLKNFIVAFAGGKPFYPAVREARERLQGLENDFPCASWLPVICQNPTTVPITWQELRGGWGDIETRGEVSTKSRISTPKTKSRISTPKTKLWIVLLSTVIVTLSTIGLRYLGLFEKLELQIFDQMLLLRPKEELDPRLLVVEITEKDIQSRPETIQGPKSISDSTLAQLLNKLQKYQPRVIGLDIYRDFADPLRLLSGQAPNKLKPIQLATELSKENVVVVCKGRDSKYDPQGVKPPREVPEERQGFTDAIQDPDGIVRRQILMMRQEPSSSCATPHSLSLQLAAGYLSYENIKPDFNEDYVQFGSKVFKRLKSGRSGGYQQKVGLGGIQILVNYRDVDYQRISLEDVLSDKVNPELLKDKLVLIGVTANTISDTWSTPYSAAQQPYEQIPGVFIQAQMVSQILSAVLDERPILGVLPFWGDILWIWGWSSVSGLIVWRFRSLSNKGWGMFAIVVVLCGVCAIALSGALPIAVWAVPLGAMALLKQGVWLPFIPSAFAVVASGVVVLFVQRRREFSSTHSLRE